The stretch of DNA CAGATCATCGCGGGCAAGCGAGCCATGACTGCCGATACCGCGTTGCGCCTCAGCCAGTGGCTTGGTACCTCGCCAGACCTCTGGATGAACCTGCAGAGCCTGTACGAGCTGCGAACGGCCGAGCAGACATCCGGCCCCGTCATCCGCAGCACCGTGAAGCCGCGCGTCTAGAACCGAACTTCGCCGAACCGCGCGGCGCAACATGGCGTCATCACGCCATCGCTACGTGTTCGGCGAGAGCGCGGCCCGAACAGCCCCTGGTCTCAGGGGGTCAGGCTGGGCCAGCCGGTATCTCCGTTGGCCCACTGATCGCCAGGCCCTACCCCGCCTTTGGGAATGAAGTGCTGGTACTTGTGTGAGTGCTTCTTGTAGGCATCCAGCATCTTGGTCTGGGCAAGCTCCATCTTCGTCTGGGCGTCCTTGAGGTCAGCGATGCGCTTGTTGTCCTGGTTCACCTGAGACCACAGGGGCTTCATGCCCTGCTCCTGGTTTGCGACCTGGCTCTTCAGCTGGTTGTTGCTCGCCTGGAGCGCCGCCACGTCGGCCTTGAGGGCAGTGACCTGCTGCTGCAGCTGAAGCACGTTGACCGTCAGCTTCTGAACCTCCACGACATCCGGGCGCGCGCCGCCCTGCGCATCCGCCCCCTGCTG from Pseudomonadota bacterium encodes:
- the higA gene encoding addiction module antidote protein, HigA family; amino-acid sequence: MQRRPIHPGEFLADELNALEISAAELARLLHVPANRISQIIAGKRAMTADTALRLSQWLGTSPDLWMNLQSLYELRTAEQTSGPVIRSTVKPRV